In Nitratireductor sp. GISD-1A_MAKvit, a genomic segment contains:
- a CDS encoding AraC family transcriptional regulator, translated as MVVADLIDASQRLGRVPGLHSLEIAEAEAAIGARYRPHRLLMPSGEAALDFRHHAVAGEGASLNLLRYGPDIEIEAGIFDTFYMLEFPLSGGVDIHYGRDRVASRPGHGLILSPGPFVRSNWRPGTTQVMLRLERDFVERAWQRHTGDPVRRTPFFKPEIDLDTPVGRRLARLFGLMVAEEIEAAEGTALSPMPLVNAVLETLFAHVPCRETEPSALAAAGPLPRYVLRFKALLDDPSALPLTVSALCERLDVSQRTLTTGMRRFTGLSPHDYLTMRRMEHARLLLERDGLPVAAVAARVGYAHAGRFSAAYRRHCGHSPGDTRAT; from the coding sequence ATGGTGGTGGCGGATCTCATCGATGCATCGCAAAGGCTGGGGCGCGTGCCCGGCCTGCACTCGCTCGAGATTGCCGAGGCGGAAGCCGCCATCGGCGCGCGATACAGGCCGCATCGCCTGTTGATGCCCTCCGGCGAGGCGGCGCTCGACTTTCGGCACCATGCCGTCGCGGGCGAGGGAGCCTCGCTCAACCTCCTGCGCTATGGCCCCGACATCGAGATCGAGGCCGGCATTTTCGACACGTTCTACATGCTGGAGTTTCCGCTTTCCGGCGGGGTCGATATCCATTACGGGCGCGACCGCGTTGCCTCCCGCCCCGGTCATGGGCTCATCCTTTCGCCCGGTCCCTTCGTGCGCTCCAACTGGCGTCCTGGCACCACGCAGGTCATGCTGCGGCTGGAGCGCGATTTCGTGGAGCGTGCCTGGCAGCGCCATACGGGCGATCCGGTGCGCCGCACACCTTTCTTCAAGCCGGAAATCGATCTCGACACGCCGGTCGGGCGACGGCTGGCGCGCCTCTTCGGGCTCATGGTGGCCGAGGAGATCGAGGCCGCAGAGGGCACGGCGCTTTCGCCCATGCCGCTCGTCAATGCTGTTCTGGAAACGCTCTTTGCCCATGTGCCCTGCCGCGAGACGGAGCCCTCGGCGCTCGCAGCCGCAGGCCCGCTGCCGCGCTATGTACTGCGCTTCAAGGCGTTGCTTGACGATCCGTCAGCGCTGCCGCTCACCGTATCAGCGCTGTGCGAACGGCTCGATGTCTCCCAGCGCACGCTGACCACGGGCATGCGGCGCTTCACGGGTCTCTCTCCGCACGATTATCTCACCATGCGCCGAATGGAGCATGCCCGGCTTCTGCTCGAACGGGATGGTCTGCCGGTCGCGGCGGTGGCCGCGCGCGTCGGTTATGCTCATGCGGGGCGGTTCTCTGCCGCCTACCGTCGCCATTGCGGCCACAGCCCTGGCGACACCCGCGCGACCTGA
- a CDS encoding FGGY family carbohydrate kinase, with product MSRTVLAIDIGSSALKAVLFSEHGAMLAARSASIATASGADRSQMQDPADWWAALVSALADMPGRKDVAALVFTGSMQNLIVLSPEGEALAPAALYSDRRLSEAEIGELQARLPDDYAQRVGNHPDPAHTIFKLMRLDRFAPGLPGEHRFFFGAKDAVTFRLTGRAAIDPTVASTTGLMNIAERCWDGELLATAGVEASFLPEILPADEIVGPLRAEAAAALGLAEGIPVFNGAGDAAAATWGAAADAPGRAYAYLGTTGWVAATLDLEDAAPPRDIYTLADPVYRDRAIIISPFLTAGAAMDWLAEITGEGVESLLKAAATAEDARAAPLFLPYLSGERAPFEDQRVRGAFLGLDRTHDKGAMARAVLEGVAFAIRHNLETAGLPPSPLTIIGGAARTTLQRQILADVLKRELAFPDASQEMTARGALRMIAAKAGLSPAATDASPARAPDTTHAERCDSRYQAYLAASRFAREQANSII from the coding sequence TTGAGCCGGACCGTTCTGGCCATTGATATCGGGTCTTCGGCCCTGAAGGCCGTTCTGTTTTCAGAGCATGGCGCGATGCTGGCCGCCCGGTCGGCGTCCATCGCCACCGCATCAGGGGCAGACCGGTCGCAGATGCAGGACCCGGCAGACTGGTGGGCAGCACTTGTCTCCGCCCTGGCCGACATGCCCGGCAGAAAAGATGTTGCGGCGCTCGTTTTCACCGGCTCCATGCAGAACCTGATCGTTCTGTCACCGGAAGGCGAAGCGCTCGCGCCCGCCGCGCTCTATTCAGACCGTCGCCTGAGCGAGGCCGAGATTGGCGAACTCCAAGCCCGCCTGCCGGATGATTATGCACAGCGTGTCGGCAATCATCCGGACCCCGCGCACACGATTTTCAAGCTCATGCGGCTCGACCGTTTCGCGCCGGGTCTTCCGGGCGAACATCGCTTCTTTTTCGGCGCGAAGGATGCCGTCACGTTCAGGTTGACAGGCCGCGCCGCAATCGATCCGACCGTGGCTTCCACCACAGGCCTGATGAACATTGCCGAGCGGTGCTGGGATGGTGAACTGCTTGCCACCGCCGGTGTTGAAGCATCGTTCCTGCCCGAAATCCTCCCGGCCGATGAGATTGTCGGTCCACTGCGCGCGGAAGCTGCCGCAGCGCTTGGTCTGGCTGAAGGCATTCCCGTGTTCAATGGCGCAGGCGATGCGGCTGCCGCCACATGGGGTGCAGCCGCTGATGCGCCCGGCCGCGCCTATGCCTATCTCGGCACCACCGGTTGGGTTGCCGCCACGCTCGACCTCGAAGATGCCGCCCCCCCGCGTGACATATACACGCTTGCCGATCCGGTGTATCGCGACCGCGCCATCATCATCTCGCCGTTTCTGACGGCAGGCGCGGCGATGGACTGGCTCGCCGAAATCACGGGAGAAGGCGTGGAGTCGCTGCTCAAGGCGGCTGCGACGGCGGAGGATGCGCGCGCCGCACCACTCTTCCTTCCCTACCTTTCTGGCGAGCGCGCACCTTTCGAGGATCAGCGCGTGCGCGGCGCCTTTCTCGGTCTCGACCGGACCCATGATAAAGGCGCAATGGCACGCGCCGTGCTTGAGGGCGTGGCCTTCGCCATCCGCCACAATCTTGAAACCGCCGGCCTGCCGCCATCGCCACTCACCATTATTGGCGGTGCGGCGCGCACGACCCTGCAGCGGCAGATTCTTGCCGATGTCCTGAAGCGCGAGCTCGCCTTTCCCGATGCCAGCCAGGAGATGACAGCGCGGGGAGCATTGCGCATGATCGCGGCAAAGGCCGGGCTTTCGCCTGCTGCCACGGATGCGTCGCCCGCGCGCGCACCCGATACCACCCATGCCGAGCGCTGCGACAGCCGATACCAGGCCTATCTCGCAGCGTCCCGCTTCGCACGGGAACAGGCAAATTCGATAATCTGA
- a CDS encoding sugar ABC transporter substrate-binding protein: protein MKRMLLATAALAAFAQVTTANAEDIAVLTPYLSSVATNEMVETFKTDSEARGWTVNVVDTRGDFQQLASRVEDVTNAGADAIVLVSVDPNQIADQVAAAAGKNIPVFVLDGALADGVTANITTDNFALGTILSEYLFKALGGEGNIVKFFHSAHPGVRQRELALDAALEKNDAVEVIAEHYVQVPGPIDNARQAMETFIRQHGEKIDGVWAAWDEPAIGALLALQSDMPDADIVIAGIDGNPQAIDLIKQCTNLAATVRQDFPGIASAAVGEIETVLGGGAPSSREIFVEAKVVDRETLDADCE, encoded by the coding sequence ATGAAACGCATGCTCCTTGCCACGGCCGCACTGGCCGCTTTCGCCCAGGTGACCACGGCCAATGCCGAGGACATCGCTGTCCTGACACCCTATTTGAGTTCCGTCGCCACGAATGAGATGGTCGAGACCTTCAAGACCGATTCCGAGGCCAGGGGCTGGACGGTGAACGTCGTCGACACACGCGGCGATTTCCAGCAGCTCGCAAGCCGCGTCGAGGACGTCACCAATGCCGGGGCAGACGCCATCGTGCTTGTCAGCGTCGATCCCAACCAGATCGCCGATCAGGTTGCCGCCGCCGCCGGCAAGAACATTCCCGTTTTCGTGCTCGACGGTGCGCTCGCCGATGGCGTGACCGCCAACATCACCACCGACAATTTCGCGCTTGGCACCATCCTTTCCGAATATCTGTTCAAGGCGCTGGGCGGTGAGGGCAACATCGTCAAGTTCTTCCATTCCGCACATCCTGGCGTCCGTCAGCGCGAACTGGCGCTGGATGCGGCGCTTGAGAAGAATGATGCCGTCGAGGTCATCGCCGAGCACTATGTTCAGGTGCCCGGGCCCATCGACAATGCGCGGCAGGCGATGGAAACCTTCATCCGCCAGCATGGCGAAAAGATCGACGGCGTGTGGGCCGCGTGGGACGAGCCGGCCATCGGCGCGCTGCTTGCCCTTCAGAGCGACATGCCCGATGCCGACATCGTGATTGCCGGCATCGATGGCAATCCGCAGGCAATCGACCTGATCAAGCAGTGCACCAATCTCGCCGCCACGGTGCGGCAGGATTTCCCGGGCATCGCCAGTGCTGCCGTCGGTGAAATCGAGACGGTGCTCGGTGGCGGCGCGCCATCGTCGCGCGAGATTTTCGTGGAGGCCAAGGTGGTCGACCGCGAAACGCTCGACGCAGACTGCGAGTAA
- a CDS encoding sugar ABC transporter ATP-binding protein: protein MLEIEGLTKRFGGVTALDGVRLDVAAGRVHALLGENGAGKSTLLKCLSGVHRPDAGRMQLSGRAYQPADPRASETAGLRTVHQELNLVPGFTAYENAYVGRAYPRRFGRVDWKAMRTRFAALRDRYRLDLDIDVPVGRLSVAKCQIVEILRALMDDAQVLILDEPTASLSEEEATVLRRIVRDLANQGCAIIFVSHRLDEVFALADDYTVLRNGQSVGSGQICETSRDEIVALMAGEAFRHERHGDARAPGDPVLELSGFRVSPVRAPIDLTVRAGEIVGLYGVVGSGRSSLLKAIWGASGVAAGGIALDDTQLPPAGIESRKRAGVAYVCEDRRNTGLVMHHSILDNAVLPHIERHRAVSSLPVVSWRRARAGVRSALEGLSVKHGGLGDRISTLSGGNQQKIMIGRWFDPSLKLFLLDEPTRGVDVRSKAEIHALCNRLASEGAAILFATSDLEELLMLASRVVVMAQGAVTLDAPNSAVTRQSVIDATFHASQPQPSKPETRV, encoded by the coding sequence ATGCTTGAGATCGAAGGGCTCACGAAACGGTTCGGCGGCGTCACGGCGCTCGATGGCGTGCGTCTCGACGTCGCCGCCGGCCGGGTCCATGCCCTTCTGGGTGAGAATGGCGCGGGAAAATCCACCCTGCTCAAATGCCTTTCCGGCGTGCACCGGCCCGATGCCGGGAGGATGCAGCTTTCCGGCAGGGCGTATCAGCCCGCAGATCCACGTGCGTCCGAAACCGCCGGGCTGCGCACCGTGCATCAGGAGCTCAATCTCGTTCCGGGCTTCACGGCCTATGAGAATGCCTATGTGGGCCGGGCCTATCCGCGCCGCTTCGGCCGCGTCGACTGGAAGGCGATGCGCACGCGCTTCGCCGCGCTGCGGGACCGCTACCGGCTCGATCTCGACATCGACGTGCCGGTTGGTCGGCTTTCGGTCGCCAAGTGTCAGATCGTGGAAATCCTACGTGCGCTGATGGACGATGCACAGGTGCTGATCCTCGACGAACCCACCGCCTCGCTGAGCGAGGAGGAGGCGACGGTTCTGCGCCGCATCGTGCGCGATCTGGCCAATCAGGGCTGCGCCATCATCTTCGTGTCGCACCGGCTCGACGAGGTCTTCGCGCTGGCCGATGACTATACCGTCCTGCGCAATGGCCAGTCCGTCGGCAGCGGCCAGATCTGCGAGACGTCGCGCGACGAGATCGTCGCGCTGATGGCGGGCGAGGCCTTTCGCCATGAGCGCCATGGCGATGCGCGCGCGCCGGGCGACCCTGTTCTGGAGCTGTCCGGCTTTCGCGTCAGCCCGGTGCGCGCACCCATCGATTTGACGGTTCGCGCCGGCGAAATCGTTGGGCTCTATGGCGTCGTCGGCAGTGGCCGCTCCAGTCTCCTGAAGGCCATATGGGGTGCAAGCGGCGTGGCAGCGGGCGGTATCGCGCTCGATGATACGCAGCTCCCGCCTGCAGGCATCGAAAGCCGCAAGCGTGCCGGCGTCGCCTATGTCTGCGAAGACAGGCGCAACACCGGTCTCGTCATGCACCACTCCATTCTCGACAATGCCGTCCTGCCGCATATCGAACGGCACCGCGCCGTTTCGTCTCTGCCCGTTGTCTCCTGGCGGCGGGCGCGGGCTGGCGTTCGCTCCGCGCTCGAAGGGCTCAGCGTCAAACATGGCGGTCTTGGTGACCGCATTTCCACCCTGTCTGGTGGCAATCAGCAGAAGATCATGATCGGTCGCTGGTTCGATCCGTCGCTGAAACTCTTCCTGCTCGATGAACCGACACGCGGCGTGGATGTGCGCTCCAAGGCGGAGATCCACGCACTGTGCAATCGCCTTGCGAGCGAGGGGGCAGCCATCCTCTTCGCCACCAGCGATCTTGAAGAACTCCTGATGCTTGCGAGCCGCGTCGTCGTCATGGCACAGGGCGCTGTCACGCTCGACGCGCCCAACAGCGCCGTCACGCGCCAGTCCGTCATCGACGCCACTTTCCACGCCTCGCAGCCTCAGCCATCAAAGCCGGAGACACGAGTTTGA
- a CDS encoding ABC transporter permease: MSFSARYGTLIGLLAIIALFAALSPEAFAKGSNLINITQQMSLLAIVALGATFVMSLSEFDLSVGAVVSMAGIVSVTLFGAGWGIVPVMLVTLLAGLAVGAVSGLAIATYRMPSFIVTLAMGTIVGGITYWISDGATLFGNIPVGFRDLGRGYLAGIPVLTLWALAATLLAAFILDHTELGRRILAIGGNREAARLTGVRIVPNSVWAFGLCTLFAALAGLLLTARLGSAHPTGGNGFLLQAYAAVFLGMTAFRDGQANALGTLLGAAIIAVVANGLTILGVPNYLQDIFTGLIIIGAVLVRNIGGRAA; the protein is encoded by the coding sequence TTGAGCTTTTCCGCCCGCTACGGAACCCTGATCGGCCTTCTGGCCATCATCGCACTCTTTGCCGCGCTCTCGCCGGAGGCTTTTGCCAAAGGCTCGAACCTCATCAACATCACCCAGCAGATGTCGCTGCTTGCCATTGTCGCGCTGGGCGCCACCTTCGTGATGTCGCTGTCGGAGTTCGATCTTTCGGTCGGCGCGGTGGTCTCCATGGCGGGCATCGTTTCCGTCACGCTGTTCGGCGCCGGCTGGGGCATCGTGCCTGTCATGCTGGTCACGCTCCTTGCAGGCTTGGCCGTGGGTGCCGTCAGCGGGCTTGCGATTGCCACCTACCGCATGCCAAGCTTCATCGTCACGCTGGCCATGGGAACGATTGTCGGCGGCATCACCTACTGGATCAGCGATGGCGCAACGCTTTTCGGAAACATTCCGGTGGGCTTCCGCGATCTGGGGCGCGGCTATCTCGCCGGCATTCCCGTTCTCACGCTCTGGGCGCTGGCGGCGACGCTTCTTGCCGCCTTCATTCTCGACCACACGGAGCTTGGCCGTCGCATCCTGGCCATTGGCGGAAACCGGGAGGCGGCGCGGCTCACCGGTGTGCGCATCGTCCCCAACAGTGTGTGGGCCTTTGGCCTTTGCACGCTGTTTGCCGCCCTTGCCGGCCTGCTTCTCACCGCGCGCCTCGGCAGCGCCCATCCGACCGGCGGCAACGGCTTTCTGCTTCAGGCCTATGCGGCGGTCTTTCTAGGCATGACTGCCTTCCGCGATGGTCAGGCCAATGCGCTCGGCACGCTTCTGGGTGCGGCAATCATCGCCGTGGTTGCCAATGGCCTCACCATTCTCGGCGTGCCGAACTATCTACAGGACATTTTTACAGGCCTCATCATCATCGGCGCGGTGCTGGTGCGAAACATTGGCGGCAGGGCGGCCTGA
- a CDS encoding GntR family transcriptional regulator, whose translation MAADHAYQRLANRLIRELTGGLWRNGDPLPSEHALATAYSVSRRTVRQALEQLQRDGFVSKGQGRSTVYRERAIGRSGEKLVDFPTAAREAGFRPSTRLVSTGSVEAGLSIAHALSLPLGTEVFEIRRVRLLEGRPVVHQTSLLPAALAEKLNVSSLAETSLYTMLRAALGGEIFLAREHVSLLSASEEEAEALSIPKASPLLRVQRVVVDEEGRPVEYSNSALQDSFFRF comes from the coding sequence ATGGCTGCGGATCACGCCTATCAGCGTCTCGCCAACAGGCTCATCCGTGAGCTGACAGGCGGTTTGTGGCGCAATGGCGATCCGCTTCCCTCCGAACATGCACTGGCCACGGCCTATTCGGTTTCGCGGCGCACCGTGCGCCAGGCGCTGGAGCAGCTCCAGCGCGACGGGTTCGTGTCCAAGGGGCAGGGGCGCAGCACCGTCTACCGCGAACGCGCCATCGGGCGCAGCGGCGAAAAACTGGTGGATTTCCCCACCGCCGCGCGCGAGGCCGGCTTTCGCCCGTCAACGCGTCTCGTCTCCACGGGGTCTGTCGAGGCAGGGCTCTCCATAGCCCATGCGCTCTCACTTCCGCTTGGAACCGAGGTATTCGAGATCCGCCGTGTGCGGCTTCTGGAGGGCCGTCCCGTCGTCCACCAGACCTCGCTTCTGCCTGCTGCCCTGGCCGAGAAGCTGAATGTTTCCAGTCTCGCGGAAACCTCGCTCTACACCATGTTGCGGGCTGCGCTTGGGGGCGAGATCTTTCTTGCACGCGAACACGTCTCGCTTCTGTCGGCCTCGGAAGAAGAGGCAGAGGCACTGTCCATCCCGAAGGCCTCTCCGCTGCTCAGGGTTCAGCGCGTGGTGGTCGATGAAGAAGGCCGGCCGGTGGAGTATTCCAACTCGGCATTGCAGGATTCCTTCTTCCGCTTCTAG
- a CDS encoding DMT family transporter — translation MSNDRPLVGILLMIGFCAVAPLGDSIAKLLGETIPLFELLLVRFAAQVVFLLPVVWWSGKSLLLPPRVMRLTVLRTALHIAGIGAMFMSLRYLPLADAVAIAFVMPFIMLAFGKFFLGEDVGPRRLAACSVGFIGTMLVVQPSFLSVGAPALLPLLVAVAFSGYMLVTRQISRDADPIALQVVSGIYAMIGFGALAFVNLGLDLPQLRMVQPDLREMLLLVGAGFFGTFGHLLMTWSLRFAPSATVAPIQYLEIPFATVIGWLIFRDLPNGLAALGIAITMGAGLYIVLRERALARPVTPAQPTPGVQQP, via the coding sequence ATGTCAAACGACCGGCCGCTTGTCGGCATCCTTCTGATGATCGGGTTTTGCGCAGTCGCCCCTCTGGGCGATTCGATCGCAAAGCTGTTGGGTGAGACCATCCCGCTCTTCGAGCTGTTGCTGGTGCGCTTTGCCGCGCAGGTGGTTTTCCTTTTGCCGGTCGTGTGGTGGAGCGGAAAATCGCTTCTTCTGCCGCCGCGTGTCATGCGTCTCACCGTGCTGCGCACGGCTCTCCACATTGCTGGCATTGGCGCGATGTTCATGTCGCTGCGCTATCTGCCGCTGGCCGATGCGGTTGCCATCGCCTTCGTCATGCCCTTCATCATGCTGGCCTTTGGAAAGTTCTTCCTCGGCGAGGATGTGGGACCAAGGCGGCTTGCCGCCTGTTCGGTGGGCTTTATCGGCACCATGCTCGTTGTGCAGCCGAGCTTTTTGAGTGTCGGTGCGCCCGCGCTTTTGCCGCTTCTCGTGGCGGTCGCCTTCTCCGGCTACATGCTGGTGACACGGCAGATCTCGCGCGATGCCGATCCCATTGCGCTTCAGGTGGTGAGCGGCATTTATGCCATGATCGGTTTTGGCGCGCTGGCCTTCGTCAATCTCGGGCTTGACCTGCCGCAGCTGCGCATGGTGCAGCCCGATCTGCGGGAAATGCTTCTGCTTGTCGGCGCCGGTTTCTTCGGCACGTTCGGCCATCTTCTGATGACATGGTCGCTGCGCTTTGCGCCATCGGCCACGGTGGCGCCGATCCAGTATCTGGAGATCCCGTTCGCCACGGTCATTGGCTGGCTCATCTTTCGCGATCTGCCCAATGGGCTCGCTGCTCTGGGCATCGCCATCACCATGGGTGCGGGGCTCTACATCGTGCTCCGCGAGCGGGCGCTCGCCCGCCCTGTCACACCGGCTCAGCCGACGCCAGGCGTACAGCAGCCCTAG
- a CDS encoding Lrp/AsnC family transcriptional regulator, with protein MTTSEADRAVIALLRENARISVSEIARRLGVSRSTAQSRLERLERGGTIAGYMVRLSGEYDAAQIRAHLLVTVSPKLSGDVITAMEKMSAVRTVHSVSGSYDMIIIVEAPSVAELDAVIDTIGALKGVDRTMSSIVLSTRIDR; from the coding sequence ATGACGACATCAGAAGCGGATCGGGCGGTGATCGCACTCCTGCGTGAGAATGCGCGCATATCGGTGTCCGAAATCGCCCGGCGGCTGGGCGTCTCGCGTTCCACTGCGCAAAGCCGGCTGGAGCGGCTTGAGCGCGGCGGCACCATCGCCGGCTATATGGTCAGGCTGTCTGGCGAATATGATGCCGCGCAGATCCGCGCCCATCTTCTGGTGACGGTTTCGCCAAAGCTTTCCGGCGATGTGATCACCGCGATGGAAAAGATGAGTGCCGTGCGCACGGTTCACTCGGTGAGCGGATCGTACGACATGATCATCATCGTCGAAGCGCCGTCGGTGGCCGAGCTTGATGCCGTGATCGACACGATCGGCGCGCTGAAGGGCGTCGACAGAACGATGAGCTCGATCGTTCTGTCGACCAGGATCGACCGGTAG
- a CDS encoding ABC transporter permease produces MSELYRRFGGGLGTLFLALVGAWLAGMVLAPNVMMIDYALRPNLPPSQLGGPEDVYSLDNILYLANEGVHRAIFFKTVWASALVAFITFLVCYPMAFWLAQHATVNQTAVVLLALTIPFWINEVLRTLAWYILLAFRGPLNAFLMSLGIIDEPVRWYGDGGVLAGMTYAYILFMLFPIYNAIESLDKSQIEAARDLGASTWRIHWRVVIPHAKAGIATGCVFTFMLAAGSYVAPALLGAPGSRWFTEIIYNWFFEGGDWNRGAAYALVLLVLCLAVVLVTLRIARVSLTEVAK; encoded by the coding sequence ATGTCTGAGCTTTACAGACGCTTCGGCGGGGGGCTTGGTACGCTGTTTCTGGCGCTGGTCGGCGCGTGGCTTGCCGGCATGGTGCTCGCGCCCAATGTGATGATGATCGACTATGCGCTGCGGCCCAACCTGCCGCCGTCGCAACTCGGCGGGCCGGAGGATGTCTATTCGCTCGACAACATTCTCTATCTGGCCAATGAGGGCGTGCACCGCGCGATCTTCTTCAAGACCGTGTGGGCGAGCGCGCTGGTCGCCTTCATCACCTTTCTGGTCTGTTATCCCATGGCGTTCTGGCTTGCCCAGCACGCGACAGTGAACCAGACGGCGGTGGTGCTTCTGGCCCTCACCATTCCGTTCTGGATCAACGAGGTCTTGCGCACGCTCGCCTGGTATATCCTGCTCGCGTTTCGCGGACCGCTGAACGCCTTCCTCATGTCGCTTGGCATCATAGACGAGCCGGTGCGCTGGTATGGCGATGGCGGCGTGCTGGCCGGCATGACCTATGCCTACATCCTGTTCATGCTGTTCCCGATCTACAACGCCATCGAATCGCTCGACAAATCGCAGATCGAGGCCGCGCGCGATCTGGGCGCCTCCACCTGGCGCATTCACTGGCGCGTCGTCATCCCGCATGCCAAGGCAGGCATTGCCACGGGCTGCGTCTTCACCTTCATGCTCGCCGCCGGAAGCTATGTCGCGCCGGCGCTCCTCGGCGCGCCGGGCAGCCGCTGGTTCACCGAGATCATCTACAACTGGTTCTTCGAGGGCGGCGACTGGAACCGGGGGGCGGCCTATGCGCTGGTTCTTCTGGTTCTGTGCCTTGCAGTGGTGCTCGTCACGCTGCGCATCGCCCGTGTGAGCCTGACGGAGGTGGCGAAATGA
- a CDS encoding ABC transporter ATP-binding protein: MSHSVELERVGVTFGTTRAVDDVSFMVEGGEFFSILGPSGCGKTTLLRVIAGFLNPTEGRILIGEKDMTPLGPNQRPTAMIFQSLALFPLMPVWENIAFGLEARGVSKAERRKKADELLKLIALEGFGDRMPGELSGGQRQRVAIARALAVEPQVLLLDEPLSALDLKLRQHMRAELRALQKRTGVTFIYITHDQSEALAMSDRVAVMSAGVVQQVGAPRELYDNPATPFVATFVGETNALSCTVKGIDNGIATVETAHGMLTGRAGDGLSGGAAAKLYVRPEALKPKGGANRLAATIERIDFEGAFALAHGVAEDGTPLVASIASTELASAPAIGEKSGFGFESANAVVLPDV, translated from the coding sequence ATGTCACATTCCGTAGAGCTCGAACGTGTCGGCGTCACATTCGGCACCACCCGCGCCGTGGACGACGTTTCCTTCATGGTTGAAGGCGGGGAATTCTTTTCCATTCTCGGGCCATCCGGCTGCGGCAAGACCACGCTCCTGCGTGTCATTGCCGGTTTCCTGAACCCGACCGAAGGCCGCATCCTGATCGGCGAAAAGGACATGACACCGCTCGGGCCCAACCAGCGCCCCACGGCGATGATCTTCCAGTCGCTTGCGCTCTTCCCACTGATGCCGGTTTGGGAAAACATTGCCTTCGGGCTGGAGGCGCGCGGCGTCTCCAAGGCCGAGCGCCGCAAGAAGGCCGACGAACTCCTGAAGCTGATCGCGCTTGAAGGCTTCGGCGACCGCATGCCGGGCGAGCTTTCCGGCGGCCAGCGCCAGCGCGTCGCCATTGCCCGCGCGCTTGCGGTCGAGCCGCAGGTGCTGCTTCTTGACGAACCGCTCTCCGCGCTCGACCTGAAGCTGCGCCAGCACATGCGCGCCGAGCTTCGCGCCCTGCAAAAGCGCACCGGGGTCACCTTCATCTACATCACGCACGACCAGTCGGAGGCGCTTGCCATGTCGGACCGTGTGGCGGTGATGAGCGCCGGCGTGGTGCAGCAGGTGGGCGCACCGCGCGAGCTTTACGACAATCCGGCCACGCCCTTCGTCGCCACCTTCGTTGGCGAGACAAATGCGCTCTCCTGCACGGTGAAGGGCATCGACAACGGCATCGCCACGGTGGAAACCGCCCATGGCATGCTGACCGGCCGCGCCGGCGACGGGCTTTCCGGCGGCGCGGCAGCAAAGCTTTATGTGCGGCCTGAAGCGCTGAAACCGAAAGGCGGGGCGAACCGGCTTGCCGCCACCATCGAACGCATCGATTTCGAGGGCGCTTTTGCGCTGGCGCACGGCGTTGCCGAAGACGGCACGCCGCTGGTCGCCTCCATCGCCAGCACCGAACTTGCGAGCGCTCCCGCCATCGGTGAAAAATCCGGCTTCGGTTTTGAAAGCGCAAACGCGGTGGTGCTGCCCGATGTCTGA
- a CDS encoding IclR family transcriptional regulator: protein MSSRKTTEERYRAPALDKGLDILELLSRQPNGLTRAEIVKEMGRGPSEIYRMLERLVARDYVSRSIEGDRYALTMKLFMLGSQHPPLRRLAARALPLMDGFARRTHQSVHLVAPERGYAIVVAQASSPANWEFRLHPGAQLDLLNTGSGQTLLAFQSPDRRNETLAIWGGADRVRHLTAIEPSLEDVRTRGYRIGDSLQLVGVRDISVPVFGPSGDAMAVLTCPYFEQLEDTQAADVETALATLKGVAESLSIS, encoded by the coding sequence GTGAGCAGCAGGAAAACCACGGAAGAGCGCTATCGCGCGCCCGCGCTGGACAAGGGGCTTGATATTCTGGAGCTTCTTTCCCGCCAGCCCAACGGCCTCACTCGCGCCGAGATCGTCAAGGAAATGGGTCGTGGCCCAAGCGAAATCTACCGCATGCTCGAACGCCTGGTGGCGCGCGATTATGTGAGCCGTTCCATCGAGGGCGACCGCTACGCATTGACGATGAAGCTGTTCATGCTCGGCAGCCAGCATCCACCACTGCGCCGGCTTGCCGCCCGCGCCCTGCCGCTGATGGACGGCTTCGCGCGAAGGACACACCAGTCCGTGCACCTCGTGGCGCCGGAGCGCGGCTATGCCATCGTCGTGGCACAGGCGAGCAGCCCCGCGAACTGGGAGTTTCGGCTGCACCCCGGCGCTCAGCTCGATCTGCTCAACACGGGTTCGGGCCAGACGCTGCTTGCCTTCCAGAGCCCCGACCGGCGCAACGAGACCCTCGCAATCTGGGGCGGGGCAGACCGGGTGCGCCATCTGACAGCCATCGAGCCATCCCTCGAAGACGTGCGCACACGCGGCTACCGCATCGGCGACAGTCTACAGCTCGTCGGCGTGCGCGATATCTCCGTGCCGGTTTTCGGCCCTTCCGGCGATGCCATGGCGGTGCTTACCTGCCCTTATTTCGAACAACTGGAAGACACGCAGGCAGCGGATGTGGAGACCGCGCTGGCCACCTTGAAAGGTGTTGCGGAAAGTCTTTCGATTTCCTGA